The following DNA comes from Bacteroidota bacterium.
TACAATTTTAAAGAAGCCTATTTCTCCGGTTGATTGCACATGCGTTCCACCACATAATTCAATGGAATCACCAAAACGAATTGTACGTACATTATCGCCATATTTTTCATCAAATAAAGCGATCGCTCCTTGTTCGATGGCCGATTTCATGTTTGTCGCCCTGTTTTCTTCCAAGGCAATATTGGCCATTACTTTTTCATTAACAAACAGTTCCAGTTGTTGAATTTCTTCAGTTGATAATTTTTGAAAATGGGAAAAATCGAAACGCAATCGATCTTGATCAACCCATGATCCTTTTTGTTCAACATGAGTTCCAATTAATTGACGAAGTGCCTGATGAAGCAAATGTGTTGCTGTGTGATTCTTAAGTGTATCAAGCCTGTTGCCTGCATTAACAACGGCATTGAAATTTGAATCTATATGAGGAGGTAATTTTTCAAATAAGTGAATAATTAAATTGTTTTCTTTTTGTGTGTCTTGCACATAATATCGCTCATTCTCAAACTCCAAATACCCTTGATCTCCAACCTGACCTCCGCTTTCTGCGTAAAAAGGAGTTTTGTCGAATACCAATTGAAATAGCTCTTTTTTCTTAATATTGACTTTTCGATACTTTTGAATCAGAACAGTTGCTTCAAGTTTATCATAGCCAACAAATTCGGTTTCTTGCTCACTTTCATGTATAACAACCCAGTCATCAGTTTGCAAAGAACCAGCTGATCGGGAACGTTCTTTTTGCTTCAGAAGCTCAGCTTTGAATTCTTCCAAATCAACTTCCAAATCATTTTCTCTCAGGATTAATTCGGTTAAGTCAATTGGAAAACCGAATGTATCGTATAACTCAAATGCGTATTTACCACTAATAATCTTTTCATTATCAGCTTTGCTTTTATCAATAACTTGCTGGAGCATGTTGATCCCATTTCCCAATGTTCTAAGGAAACTGTTTTCTTCTTCTTGTATAACTTTTTCTATCAAATTTTGTTGAGCAAGTATCTCAGGAAATTGTTCGCCCATTGTGGCTGCCAAAGTTGGGACAAGTTTAAAAACAAAGGCCTCTTTTTGATCCAAAAAAGTATATGCATAGCGAATGGCTCTTCTCAAGATTCTTCGTATAACATAACCGGCCTTATTATTTGAAGGTAATTGACCATCTGTTATTGAAAATGCTACAGCTCGAAGATGATCTGATACAACACGTAGGGCAATGTCAACTTTTTCGTCTTTTCCGTAAGTTGTTAAAGCTATTTGCGCAGCTTTTTGAATAATCGGTTGGAAAACATCTG
Coding sequences within:
- the alaS gene encoding alanine--tRNA ligase codes for the protein VIEIWNLVFIQFNRMSDGNLINLPAKHVDTGMGFERLCMTLQGVTSNYDTDVFQPIIQKAAQIALTTYGKDEKVDIALRVVSDHLRAVAFSITDGQLPSNNKAGYVIRRILRRAIRYAYTFLDQKEAFVFKLVPTLAATMGEQFPEILAQQNLIEKVIQEEENSFLRTLGNGINMLQQVIDKSKADNEKIISGKYAFELYDTFGFPIDLTELILRENDLEVDLEEFKAELLKQKERSRSAGSLQTDDWVVIHESEQETEFVGYDKLEATVLIQKYRKVNIKKKELFQLVFDKTPFYAESGGQVGDQGYLEFENERYYVQDTQKENNLIIHLFEKLPPHIDSNFNAVVNAGNRLDTLKNHTATHLLHQALRQLIGTHVEQKGSWVDQDRLRFDFSHFQKLSTEEIQQLELFVNEKVMANIALEENRATNMKSAIEQGAIALFDEKYGDNVRTIRFGDSIELCGGTHVQSTGEIGFFKIVSENAIAAGIRRIEAITGPKAFAYVQDSSTLIDSINTALGVNSKNSLKALNKLIEENKLLQKELESLKMEKVIALRKTLIEEAEEIKGVKFIARKIEIESADSVKDLVFEINRNSANTISLIGAQFGEKANLWLMMSNNLVDEKKLNAPDIIKVIGKEIQGGGGGQAFFATAGGKNPEGIEKAIQLGKEIILSKL